A single window of bacterium DNA harbors:
- a CDS encoding arsenic resistance protein, whose protein sequence is MRKIDRIVKNLSKYMLLYTLLIIILGILVSYTYSPKFLSKYLMIIVFLMIYPMMVNISFEGLKKVKTSYKTIAIALSFNFVAAPFLYWFLCTVFHVPPDIKIALLLLAVAPASSMGLGYVGLSKGNMVSASMIVALAFILSLIVYPITIHLLNMGSSIIPFGEVIKSLVLVLVLPMILGLITREGLIEKKNIDFKEIKPYFSLTTLTFLYILIFVIFALKGKLIIEHWGKVILVAPIAMCFYTIMIGIALIFNKYLARLRYEDNQAIVFTTVSKNVALTIGLLVTTFGKSGHAMAMYPAIVSIFQIIFLMTYLHFSEHIKRWWIE, encoded by the coding sequence ATGAGAAAAATAGATAGGATAGTAAAAAACCTTTCAAAATACATGCTGCTTTACACTTTGTTAATAATTATTTTGGGAATTCTTGTTAGCTACACATACTCTCCAAAATTTCTCTCCAAATACCTTATGATTATCGTGTTTTTAATGATATATCCAATGATGGTTAATATTTCTTTTGAAGGTCTAAAAAAAGTCAAAACATCTTATAAGACCATTGCGATCGCACTATCTTTTAACTTTGTTGCCGCACCATTTCTATACTGGTTCCTTTGCACAGTGTTCCATGTTCCCCCAGACATAAAGATTGCATTGTTACTATTGGCAGTGGCACCCGCTTCAAGCATGGGTTTAGGATATGTCGGACTATCAAAAGGAAATATGGTTTCAGCAAGCATGATAGTAGCATTGGCTTTCATTCTGTCATTAATTGTTTACCCAATAACCATTCACTTATTGAATATGGGAAGTAGCATAATTCCTTTTGGTGAAGTCATTAAAAGTTTAGTCCTTGTTCTTGTGTTGCCTATGATTTTGGGCTTGATTACAAGGGAAGGGTTGATAGAAAAGAAAAATATAGACTTTAAGGAGATTAAACCATATTTTTCGTTAACTACTTTGACATTTCTTTATATATTAATTTTTGTGATTTTTGCACTTAAGGGGAAATTGATAATAGAACATTGGGGGAAGGTTATATTGGTAGCACCTATTGCAATGTGCTTCTATACAATAATGATAGGCATAGCACTTATATTTAATAAATATTTGGCAAGATTAAGATATGAGGATAATCAGGCAATTGTGTTCACCACAGTTAGTAAAAATGTGGCATTAACGATTGGTTTGTTAGTTACGACCTTTGGAAAAAGTGGTCATGCCATGGCAATGTATCCCGCTATTGTTTCCATCTTTCAGATAATATTCTTAATGACCTATTTGCATTTTAGTGAGCATATAAAAAGATGGTGGATAGAATAA
- the phoU gene encoding phosphate signaling complex protein PhoU: MLTEKINILKKKLIDMASLAEDMVKSSIKGLIEKRKEILEKVIKEYEPKMNELEIELDELCTNLIALYQPKAGNLRTILMILKMNNDLERVGDLAVNISESALYLIERPPVKPLIDIPRMAEESIYMLKNAIDSFINKDAELAKSVCEKDTIVDGLRDQVLRELITYMSSDPTTIERAIHLIRISRSLERIADLSTNICEDVIFMVEGRVIKHHKDE, translated from the coding sequence ATGTTGACAGAAAAAATTAATATATTGAAAAAGAAGTTGATTGACATGGCGAGTTTGGCTGAAGATATGGTTAAAAGCTCAATTAAGGGACTCATTGAAAAAAGGAAGGAAATTTTAGAAAAGGTGATTAAAGAATACGAACCCAAGATGAATGAGTTAGAAATAGAATTAGATGAACTATGCACAAATCTAATCGCTTTATATCAACCAAAAGCGGGAAATTTAAGGACTATTTTGATGATTCTGAAAATGAATAATGATTTAGAGAGAGTAGGAGATTTAGCAGTAAATATATCAGAAAGTGCTTTATATTTGATAGAAAGACCACCTGTTAAACCTTTAATTGATATTCCAAGAATGGCTGAAGAGTCAATATATATGTTAAAAAACGCGATAGATTCTTTTATAAATAAGGATGCAGAATTAGCAAAATCCGTATGTGAGAAGGATACTATCGTTGATGGTTTGAGAGATCAAGTTTTAAGAGAGCTGATTACCTATATGAGTTCTGACCCCACTACTATCGAACGAGCCATCCATTTAATAAGAATATCCCGCTCATTAGAACGCATAGCGGATTTGTCCACAAACATTTGTGAAGATGTAATATTTATGGTTGAGGGCAGAGTTATAAAACATCACAAAGATGAATAG
- the pstB gene encoding phosphate ABC transporter ATP-binding protein, producing the protein MVNNSEYKIIVKNLNVWFGNKHVLINNNISIKQNKITAIMGPSGCGKSTFLRCINRMIELIDEARVEGQIFIDGENIYSDNINVYELRKKVGMVFQKPNPLPKSIFENVAYGLRIHGIKDRRELEERVEKALIDANLFDEVKDRLHTSALALSGGQQQRLCLARALAVEPEIILLDEPASALDPMATAKLEELLEKLKKDYTIIIVTHSIQQAARVSDYVAFLMLGEFIEYGPTEQIFTRPKDKRTEDYLIGKFG; encoded by the coding sequence GTGGTAAATAATTCTGAGTACAAAATAATTGTTAAAAATTTAAATGTCTGGTTTGGCAATAAACATGTCCTGATTAATAATAATATATCTATAAAACAAAATAAAATAACTGCTATAATGGGACCATCAGGATGCGGTAAATCCACTTTTCTTCGGTGCATCAACAGAATGATCGAGCTAATTGATGAAGCAAGGGTTGAAGGTCAAATCTTTATCGATGGTGAGAATATATACTCTGACAATATCAATGTATATGAACTTCGTAAAAAAGTGGGGATGGTCTTCCAAAAGCCCAATCCTTTGCCCAAATCAATATTCGAAAATGTAGCATATGGACTTAGGATTCATGGAATCAAAGATAGGAGAGAATTGGAGGAGAGAGTTGAGAAAGCATTAATAGATGCCAATCTTTTTGATGAGGTTAAAGACAGATTACATACTTCTGCGCTTGCACTATCGGGTGGACAACAGCAACGACTTTGTTTGGCAAGAGCATTAGCGGTTGAGCCCGAAATAATACTTCTGGATGAGCCTGCATCAGCTTTAGACCCTATGGCAACGGCAAAACTTGAGGAGTTACTCGAGAAACTAAAAAAGGATTATACAATAATTATTGTGACACACAGTATCCAACAAGCGGCGCGTGTATCGGACTATGTGGCATTTCTTATGCTTGGAGAATTTATCGAGTATGGTCCAACAGAGCAAATATTCACGAGACCCAAGGATAAGCGCACAGAGGATTATTTGATAGGAAAATTTGGCTAA
- the pstA gene encoding phosphate ABC transporter permease PstA, producing the protein MRKYKQIIGFSLCRLACLIVILSLFIILSFIFVRGFKVLNLSFIFDFPKEGMTKGGIFPAIVGTLCLSIGAILFSLPLGVFSAIYLTEYAKSSKLTRVIRIGINSLAGTPSVVFGLFGLAVFVKLFGFGVSILAGALTLGMLILPTIIRASEEAILAVPQTFRDASYALGASKWQTITHIVLPSAMPGILTGVILGIGRAAGETAPILFTAATFYTRRLPKSIFDEVMALPYHIYALMTEGTKPELQVPIAYGTAVVLLILVVGINLIAILIRTKRRRARKW; encoded by the coding sequence ATGAGAAAATATAAACAAATCATAGGATTTTCGTTATGCCGATTAGCGTGTCTGATAGTAATACTTTCGCTTTTTATAATCCTTTCGTTTATATTTGTCCGCGGATTTAAAGTGTTGAATCTATCTTTTATTTTTGATTTCCCGAAAGAAGGTATGACAAAAGGTGGTATATTTCCTGCTATTGTTGGCACACTTTGCCTTTCTATAGGAGCAATACTTTTTTCTTTACCGTTAGGAGTTTTTAGTGCTATTTATTTAACTGAATATGCAAAATCATCTAAATTAACAAGAGTTATAAGAATCGGCATAAATAGCCTTGCTGGCACACCTTCCGTTGTATTCGGACTTTTTGGGCTTGCTGTGTTTGTAAAATTATTTGGCTTTGGCGTGTCAATCCTTGCGGGAGCCCTTACCTTAGGGATGCTTATCTTACCCACGATAATAAGGGCGTCTGAAGAGGCTATTCTTGCTGTGCCGCAAACATTTAGGGATGCATCTTATGCATTAGGTGCAAGCAAATGGCAAACCATAACGCATATCGTTCTTCCCAGTGCTATGCCAGGTATCCTAACTGGCGTTATCCTTGGAATAGGACGAGCAGCTGGAGAAACTGCACCAATTTTGTTTACCGCTGCCACTTTTTATACGAGGCGACTGCCAAAGTCAATATTTGATGAAGTAATGGCACTACCTTACCATATTTATGCCTTGATGACCGAGGGCACAAAGCCCGAATTACAAGTGCCAATCGCCTATGGAACCGCCGTGGTGCTTCTTATCCTTGTGGTGGGAATAAACCTGATAGCTATACTAATACGAACAAAGAGAAGGAGGGCGAGGAAGTGGTAA
- the pstC gene encoding phosphate ABC transporter permease subunit PstC, producing the protein MLKKDKHIECILFFCAFLSIIFLFGIAASLFKEGLPIFKVVSPIKFILGKSWHPTHEPPEYGILPLILASFLVTLGAMLIAVPLGVGSAIYTAELSHPRIKETIKPMIELLAGIPSVIYGFFGMVVVAPLIQKLFNIPVGLTAFTASCLLGIMALPTIISIAEDAITSVPKEIKEASYALGATKWETITKVVIPAAKSGILTAIILGLGRAIGETMTVLMVAGGAAVIPHSFLQPVRPMTATIAAEMGEAPAGSPHYHALFAISAVLFLITVGLNILANYIKERGYEKI; encoded by the coding sequence ATGCTAAAGAAGGATAAACATATTGAATGCATACTTTTCTTTTGCGCTTTCCTATCAATTATCTTTCTTTTCGGGATTGCCGCCTCCTTATTTAAGGAGGGGCTACCAATATTTAAAGTGGTAAGTCCTATAAAATTCATTCTGGGCAAATCCTGGCACCCAACACATGAGCCACCAGAGTATGGTATATTACCGCTCATTTTGGCTTCATTTCTCGTTACTTTGGGGGCAATGCTTATTGCTGTTCCTTTGGGGGTTGGTTCAGCAATATATACGGCTGAGTTAAGCCATCCAAGGATAAAAGAGACTATAAAACCTATGATAGAACTTCTGGCAGGTATACCCTCGGTAATTTACGGATTCTTTGGCATGGTAGTTGTTGCACCACTTATACAAAAGCTCTTTAACATACCAGTAGGGCTGACTGCTTTTACTGCTTCTTGTCTTCTTGGAATTATGGCACTTCCAACGATTATCAGTATTGCTGAAGATGCCATAACATCTGTTCCTAAGGAGATAAAAGAGGCATCATATGCACTTGGAGCCACCAAGTGGGAAACGATCACCAAAGTAGTCATACCTGCTGCGAAATCAGGCATTTTGACAGCTATAATTTTGGGTTTGGGCAGGGCAATCGGTGAGACTATGACTGTGCTCATGGTTGCAGGTGGTGCAGCAGTAATACCTCACTCATTTTTGCAGCCCGTTAGACCTATGACGGCAACTATAGCAGCTGAAATGGGAGAGGCGCCAGCGGGGAGTCCTCATTACCATGCTCTTTTCGCTATCAGCGCAGTTTTGTTTTTGATAACAGTAGGTCTCAATATTTTAGCCAATTATATAAAAGAAAGGGGTTATGAGAAAATATAA
- a CDS encoding phosphate ABC transporter substrate-binding protein: MWGTKIMYAAIIVALIAAQMVTSEMAFAGRRTLVLTGSTTVLPIAQLCAEKFMDQHPDVNISVRGGGSGVGIAALIDGTCDIAMASRPMKTKELKSARGKGINPLATVIAKDGIAIIVHPTNPLSEITLAQLKDIYTGKISNWKDVGGKPGKIVVISRDVASGTFEVFKKIVLKGAKTRADALMLASNKAVATTVEKTPGAIGYVGLGYISSKVKALAVDGVEPTKETVVSGKYKLARPLYLYTDGKPTGLAKEFIDFVLSPEGQKIVDKIGFVPVKPTSE; this comes from the coding sequence ATGTGGGGCACAAAAATAATGTATGCAGCTATAATAGTGGCATTAATAGCTGCGCAGATGGTTACCTCGGAGATGGCATTTGCTGGGAGAAGAACGCTCGTATTGACAGGTTCGACCACTGTTCTCCCTATCGCTCAATTATGTGCCGAAAAATTCATGGACCAACATCCGGATGTGAATATCAGCGTAAGAGGTGGAGGGTCTGGCGTTGGTATCGCTGCACTCATCGATGGCACTTGTGACATTGCTATGGCATCCAGACCAATGAAGACAAAAGAACTTAAATCTGCAAGGGGTAAAGGTATAAATCCTTTAGCCACTGTAATAGCCAAAGATGGTATCGCTATTATTGTGCATCCAACAAATCCATTGTCCGAAATAACCTTAGCACAACTAAAGGATATTTACACTGGTAAAATAAGCAACTGGAAAGATGTCGGTGGAAAGCCGGGAAAGATTGTGGTAATATCAAGGGATGTCGCATCAGGCACCTTTGAGGTGTTTAAGAAGATAGTCCTAAAGGGTGCAAAGACGAGAGCAGATGCGCTTATGCTGGCATCCAATAAGGCAGTAGCAACGACTGTGGAAAAAACACCAGGTGCTATTGGCTATGTAGGACTTGGATATATTTCGTCCAAAGTTAAAGCACTGGCAGTGGATGGTGTAGAGCCCACTAAGGAGACAGTTGTGTCCGGTAAATATAAACTCGCAAGACCTCTTTACCTCTATACTGATGGTAAGCCTACGGGATTAGCAAAGGAATTCATAGATTTCGTTCTCAGTCCGGAGGGGCAGAAAATAGTTGACAAAATAGGCTTTGTCCCGGTTAAGCCGACAAGCGAGTAA
- a CDS encoding sigma-70 family RNA polymerase sigma factor translates to MEKTNKIRMEKLYQDYLPIIKSIASKYKQEGVPFEDLVQEGFLGLLEAEKRFDASKGAKFSTYAFYWIKKRILDAVRKEKIQTLYSVELKEEILENLPVEKTHENNDLDISSFNKILSSLEQEILNLHFWEGKTLSQISKDLGISGEKVRQIKQLLIRKIKINQNLTENLYAINNKNI, encoded by the coding sequence ATGGAAAAAACGAACAAAATAAGGATGGAAAAATTGTATCAGGATTATTTACCTATAATTAAATCAATCGCATCTAAATATAAACAAGAAGGAGTTCCTTTTGAGGATTTGGTTCAAGAAGGATTTTTAGGACTTCTTGAGGCAGAAAAAAGATTTGATGCATCCAAGGGAGCAAAATTTTCCACTTATGCATTTTATTGGATAAAGAAAAGAATTTTAGATGCTGTTCGAAAAGAAAAAATTCAAACCCTTTATTCAGTGGAATTAAAAGAGGAAATTTTAGAAAATCTTCCTGTCGAAAAAACTCATGAAAATAACGATTTGGATATATCTTCTTTTAATAAAATTCTATCATCTCTTGAACAAGAAATCCTCAATCTTCATTTTTGGGAAGGAAAAACCTTATCCCAAATATCCAAGGACTTAGGCATTAGTGGAGAAAAAGTAAGGCAGATTAAACAACTACTTATAAGAAAAATAAAAATTAACCAAAACTTAACGGAAAATTTATATGCGATTAATAACAAAAATATATAA
- a CDS encoding HAMP domain-containing protein, giving the protein MDLKNLAYTLKLKVLPIIEEKDFGRLDSLTKEIGKNIKTRITIIAPSGKVLADSEKDPRFMENHNNRPEVKQAKKEGFGKSLRFSTTVKEEMLYVAIPIKSKGKFLGILRVSLFLKDINKLLNSLKLKIFGVVIFITFLSLLGATFFSKNLSRPLKELVLASKRLANGDFSAKVSFKRNDEIGILADSFNEMSKELKRLFVDLTLKQEELNSIVSSLEEGLLVLDKNGRIILYNESFKRIVKTNPEGKFWWEVMRNPEIAQLIEKAKRGKRISSEEIELNEKVFLTSFVFIPSKEELIVVFHDITEFKKLEKIKKDFVVNVSHELRTPLTAIKGYVETLEEEVEGDAKHYLEIIKKHTERLINIVGDLLLLSELEEKGLTQIKKEVNLEEIAKDVSKIFEQKAKEKGLELNLICEGTPVIKGDPFKLEQMFINLIDNAIKYTEKGNVTVSLKQSYKKVVVKIKDTGIGIPREHLDRIFERFYVVDKSRSKKLGGTGLGLSIVKHIVLLHNGKIDVKSSPGEGTEFIITFPANLS; this is encoded by the coding sequence TTGGACCTTAAAAATTTGGCTTATACTCTTAAACTCAAGGTTTTGCCTATCATAGAAGAAAAAGATTTCGGAAGATTAGATTCCTTAACGAAAGAAATAGGTAAAAATATAAAAACAAGAATTACTATTATCGCTCCTTCAGGAAAAGTTTTGGCGGATTCAGAAAAAGACCCGCGTTTCATGGAAAACCACAACAATAGACCAGAGGTTAAACAAGCCAAAAAAGAAGGTTTTGGCAAATCTCTACGGTTCAGCACTACTGTTAAGGAAGAAATGTTATATGTAGCAATACCTATTAAATCAAAGGGAAAATTCTTAGGCATTTTGAGGGTAAGTTTGTTTTTAAAAGATATAAATAAATTACTTAATAGTCTAAAACTTAAAATTTTTGGGGTAGTGATTTTTATAACTTTTCTTTCCTTATTAGGGGCAACTTTCTTTTCAAAAAATTTATCTCGTCCCCTAAAAGAGCTGGTCTTAGCATCTAAAAGGTTAGCTAACGGTGATTTTTCTGCGAAAGTAAGTTTTAAAAGAAATGATGAGATAGGGATACTTGCCGATAGTTTCAATGAAATGTCTAAGGAATTAAAGCGTCTATTTGTAGACTTGACCTTAAAACAAGAGGAATTGAATAGCATTGTTTCTTCCCTCGAAGAAGGCTTATTAGTTCTGGATAAAAATGGCAGGATTATTCTTTATAACGAAAGTTTTAAAAGGATTGTTAAAACAAATCCTGAAGGAAAGTTTTGGTGGGAAGTCATGAGAAATCCCGAGATAGCTCAACTGATAGAGAAAGCAAAAAGAGGTAAAAGAATTTCTTCGGAAGAGATAGAGCTAAATGAAAAAGTGTTCTTAACCAGCTTCGTTTTTATACCTTCTAAAGAGGAGTTGATAGTTGTTTTTCATGATATTACTGAATTCAAAAAGCTTGAGAAGATAAAGAAGGACTTTGTAGTAAATGTTTCTCATGAACTCCGAACTCCTCTTACAGCTATTAAAGGGTATGTTGAAACTTTGGAAGAAGAAGTGGAAGGCGATGCAAAACACTATTTAGAGATTATCAAAAAACATACCGAACGCCTTATAAACATTGTTGGTGATTTACTTTTGCTTTCCGAGCTGGAGGAAAAAGGATTAACCCAAATAAAAAAGGAAGTGAACTTAGAAGAAATAGCTAAAGATGTATCCAAAATATTCGAGCAAAAAGCGAAAGAAAAAGGTTTAGAATTAAATTTGATATGTGAAGGCACCCCTGTTATCAAAGGAGACCCCTTCAAATTAGAGCAGATGTTTATAAATTTGATAGATAATGCTATTAAATATACAGAAAAAGGGAATGTAACCGTCTCTTTAAAACAAAGTTACAAAAAAGTAGTTGTAAAGATAAAAGATACAGGAATTGGAATACCAAGAGAGCATCTTGACAGAATATTTGAAAGGTTTTATGTAGTAGATAAATCTCGCTCTAAAAAACTTGGAGGAACGGGATTAGGGCTTTCCATTGTCAAACATATCGTGCTTTTACACAATGGAAAAATAGATGTAAAAAGTTCACCTGGTGAAGGAACAGAATTTATAATTACTTTTCCCGCCAATCTCTCTTAA
- a CDS encoding response regulator transcription factor → MNELIAVIDDEPDILELVSLHLNRAGFRVEGFLNAESFFKFLSSKTPDLIILDLMLPDSDGIEICKYLKSNQDFSAIPIIMLTARATETDKVLGLELGADDYVTKPFSPRELVARVKAVLRRKTQDTSKKIKIGDILLIDLNKYEVFVENKKIDLTPTEFRILKVLASKKGWVFTRNQILDHLWGHDKAVLDRTIDVHIKNLREKLGKAKKYIKSVRGIGYKIEE, encoded by the coding sequence ATGAACGAATTAATAGCAGTAATAGATGATGAGCCTGATATTTTAGAACTTGTATCGTTGCATCTTAATAGAGCTGGCTTTAGAGTTGAGGGATTCCTGAATGCAGAAAGCTTCTTTAAATTTCTATCTTCCAAAACGCCCGACCTTATAATATTAGACCTTATGCTTCCCGATTCAGATGGTATTGAGATTTGCAAATATTTAAAATCAAACCAAGATTTTAGCGCTATTCCCATTATTATGCTTACTGCTCGTGCTACCGAAACAGATAAAGTTTTAGGTTTGGAGTTGGGAGCAGATGATTATGTGACCAAGCCTTTCTCCCCAAGAGAATTAGTTGCAAGAGTGAAAGCAGTCTTGAGAAGAAAAACGCAAGATACCAGCAAAAAAATTAAAATAGGAGACATTCTGTTAATAGATCTCAACAAATATGAAGTTTTTGTGGAAAATAAAAAAATAGATTTAACCCCAACGGAATTTAGGATATTAAAAGTCTTAGCTTCTAAAAAAGGTTGGGTTTTCACAAGAAACCAGATTTTAGACCATCTATGGGGACATGACAAAGCGGTTTTGGATAGAACCATAGATGTTCATATTAAAAATTTAAGAGAAAAATTGGGTAAAGCCAAAAAATATATAAAAAGTGTAAGAGGCATTGGCTACAAAATAGAAGAATGA
- a CDS encoding patatin-like phospholipase family protein — MFRRKIGSVGLALGAGGARGLAHVGVLKALDEMNIKVEAIAGTSMGAIIGAMFAFFTDYELIREKLRSYFEQNKQLAKEFKILNKASSRNGRRFSIMNETVIKIYLCSHLALRTNILKGDILSDFINTLIPDADISDSTIPLAVVSFDLTTGSRVIFTEGSVRRAVLASSSIPGIFPPVEHDGMLLVDGGAISPVPVDAVKALGAKKVLAVDVSPPSSKSPKIDDGIDIMLRVISGQTKTLMQNELAKASFIVTPRIVGIDWWRFEYYREIENRGYHTAKRVLPKMLGVRRFTDDSSKIRTKSW, encoded by the coding sequence ATGTTCAGACGCAAAATAGGAAGTGTCGGACTTGCTCTGGGCGCTGGCGGAGCAAGAGGGTTAGCACATGTCGGTGTGCTTAAAGCGCTTGATGAAATGAACATAAAAGTGGAAGCGATAGCTGGAACAAGCATGGGAGCGATAATAGGTGCAATGTTTGCTTTCTTTACTGATTACGAGCTTATAAGAGAAAAATTGCGAAGCTACTTCGAGCAAAACAAGCAATTAGCAAAAGAATTTAAGATTCTTAATAAGGCATCATCAAGGAATGGTCGGCGATTCTCCATAATGAACGAGACGGTAATAAAAATTTATCTCTGTTCCCACCTTGCATTACGAACCAACATCCTGAAGGGCGATATATTAAGCGATTTTATAAACACACTCATTCCCGATGCAGACATATCCGATTCCACAATTCCTCTTGCCGTAGTCAGCTTCGACCTAACAACAGGTAGTCGGGTTATTTTCACAGAAGGCTCAGTCAGACGAGCGGTATTAGCCAGCAGCTCGATACCTGGCATATTCCCACCAGTGGAGCACGACGGCATGCTTCTCGTAGATGGTGGTGCTATATCACCCGTTCCAGTAGACGCGGTAAAAGCACTCGGTGCCAAAAAAGTTCTCGCAGTGGATGTTTCCCCACCTTCATCAAAGTCCCCAAAAATTGATGACGGCATCGATATAATGCTAAGAGTTATAAGCGGTCAGACCAAAACGCTTATGCAAAACGAGCTCGCCAAAGCTTCCTTTATTGTGACACCAAGAATAGTTGGCATAGACTGGTGGCGATTCGAATACTATCGTGAGATAGAGAACAGAGGCTATCATACGGCAAAAAGGGTGCTTCCTAAAATGCTTGGGGTGCGTCGCTTTACTGACGATTCTTCCAAAATCAGGACAAAGTCTTGGTAG
- a CDS encoding aromatic amino acid lyase, with product MAEANEVILGAGGTTVDDVVRVAYGAKVVLSDDALQAMEKSFNALRKIAEDKGPIYGLSTGVGDLAKIKFSADMAHIIQENIVRSHSAGLGEPYAEEVVRAAMFARAAVLAMGYSGVNPDVVKLMVEMLNRDIVPYVPKYGSVGASGDIAPLAHVALAMLGEGDVFYGGRQVPAIVALRSELLEPVKLDGRDGLAIINGPQFMIAIAALSVHKLEMLIAAEVVNTAMLAEIVGAKKTPFDERIHSIIENDGQKAVAKSLRTLLEESELTCRKRDVRVQDAYSIRCAPQILGSLWDVAKSFRKVIDSELKSASDNPLIIADEARALSGGNFHGERIALWLDFASLLCAELTNLAERHLNRLLNPVLSSLNDFLADQPGPESGLMILQYLAADIASENKVLAHPSSVDNIPVSADQEDHASYGAAAGRKIIQAVDNVTNALSAELLAIAKGYRLLGAENPCKPAKEVLEKLKRILERIEHDKLSLHIALKEAKKILPDLAKFSELL from the coding sequence ATGGCTGAAGCTAACGAGGTCATTCTTGGAGCAGGTGGAACTACTGTCGATGATGTCGTTAGGGTAGCCTATGGTGCAAAGGTCGTTCTTTCAGATGATGCTTTGCAAGCTATGGAGAAATCGTTTAATGCTTTGAGAAAGATAGCAGAAGATAAGGGACCGATTTACGGGCTTTCAACTGGTGTAGGCGACCTTGCAAAAATAAAGTTTTCCGCTGATATGGCTCATATAATTCAGGAGAACATCGTAAGAAGCCACAGCGCTGGACTTGGCGAGCCGTATGCTGAGGAGGTCGTTCGCGCTGCTATGTTCGCTCGAGCTGCTGTCTTGGCTATGGGATACTCAGGGGTGAATCCAGATGTGGTCAAGCTTATGGTGGAAATGCTTAACAGAGACATCGTTCCATATGTTCCGAAGTATGGCTCCGTGGGAGCCAGCGGTGATATAGCTCCGCTTGCTCATGTGGCTTTAGCAATGCTTGGCGAGGGAGATGTTTTCTACGGTGGAAGACAGGTGCCCGCTATAGTAGCATTAAGAAGCGAACTGCTCGAGCCTGTCAAACTTGACGGCAGGGATGGATTAGCGATAATAAATGGTCCACAGTTTATGATAGCGATAGCTGCTCTTTCGGTGCATAAACTTGAGATGCTTATTGCTGCTGAAGTGGTTAATACTGCTATGCTTGCCGAAATAGTTGGCGCCAAGAAAACGCCTTTTGACGAGAGAATTCACAGTATTATTGAAAATGACGGTCAAAAAGCTGTGGCAAAATCTTTGCGAACGCTACTTGAAGAGTCCGAACTTACATGCAGAAAGCGCGATGTTCGCGTTCAGGATGCATATTCTATACGATGCGCGCCGCAAATTTTGGGCTCGCTGTGGGATGTAGCAAAAAGTTTCCGCAAAGTTATCGATAGTGAACTGAAGTCAGCTTCTGACAATCCATTGATAATCGCGGATGAGGCTCGTGCTTTAAGTGGTGGCAACTTCCACGGCGAAAGAATAGCATTGTGGCTCGATTTCGCATCGCTTTTATGCGCAGAACTAACTAATCTTGCGGAAAGACATCTTAATAGACTTCTAAATCCAGTTTTATCGAGCCTTAACGATTTCCTTGCCGACCAACCGGGACCTGAAAGCGGGCTTATGATACTTCAATATCTCGCTGCGGACATTGCTTCGGAAAACAAGGTGCTCGCGCACCCAAGTAGCGTGGATAACATTCCTGTATCAGCAGACCAGGAAGACCACGCGAGCTACGGCGCTGCCGCTGGAAGAAAAATCATTCAGGCTGTGGATAATGTTACCAATGCATTATCAGCGGAGTTATTGGCTATAGCGAAGGGTTACAGGCTTCTCGGTGCTGAAAACCCGTGTAAGCCTGCGAAGGAGGTTCTTGAGAAACTTAAGCGAATTCTCGAGAGGATTGAACACGACAAACTCTCGTTGCACATAGCGCTTAAAGAGGCAAAAAAGATTCTGCCCGATTTGGCAAAGTTTTCCGAACTCTTATGA
- the rpsJ gene encoding 30S ribosomal protein S10, protein MAQRIRIKLRSYDHVILDRSAKEIVEIAKKTGAIVAGPIPLPTRRRIYTVLRSTFIDKKSREQFEMRVHKRLIDIYGADDKTIEEMMKVELPAGVDIEISL, encoded by the coding sequence ATGGCTCAAAGAATCAGGATAAAATTAAGGTCTTATGATCATGTTATTCTCGACCGGTCTGCGAAGGAGATTGTTGAGATAGCCAAGAAAACCGGTGCTATAGTTGCAGGTCCGATTCCTCTTCCGACGAGAAGACGAATTTACACTGTGTTGCGCTCGACTTTTATTGACAAGAAAAGCAGAGAACAGTTCGAAATGCGCGTTCACAAAAGGCTGATAGACATCTACGGCGCTGATGACAAGACGATAGAGGAAATGATGAAAGTGGAGCTTCCCGCTGGTGTCGATATTGAGATTTCTCTTTGA